One stretch of Candidatus Saccharibacteria bacterium oral taxon 488 DNA includes these proteins:
- a CDS encoding PH domain-containing protein produces the protein MNPNQTNPEPDYTQPVAYDSDGRPLYHHPPADVTPPPVTTAPPIEPQPASHVTVQPEMIEGQNFNPQIRAQYANEPNVVHAARPLEPTVPAVSPETKARHDQSVRDYPQLNLSEGEYVILDIKRHPIGMVIPTAITLLLVVVLLVFAASFSSLTANIPLFPAVNPGAVLGIALLLVALVVLGGAITLWVYLQNHFFMTNESVIQEIQQSLFVRHEQTVSLGSIEDASFFQAGIAQTIFNYGTIRLSTEGEETTYIFHYVANPKHQVAILNNAIEAFKNGRPVCYD, from the coding sequence ATGAATCCGAACCAGACTAACCCCGAGCCTGATTATACCCAGCCTGTTGCCTATGATTCTGACGGTCGGCCGCTGTATCACCATCCGCCAGCTGACGTGACACCGCCACCGGTGACGACTGCGCCGCCTATTGAGCCACAGCCAGCCTCGCACGTCACCGTCCAGCCAGAGATGATCGAGGGGCAAAATTTCAATCCACAGATTCGTGCCCAATACGCTAACGAACCAAATGTTGTTCATGCGGCGCGGCCGCTTGAGCCGACCGTTCCCGCGGTCAGCCCAGAGACTAAGGCGCGTCACGACCAGTCCGTTCGTGACTATCCGCAGCTCAATCTCAGCGAGGGCGAGTATGTCATCCTCGACATCAAGCGCCATCCGATCGGCATGGTCATCCCGACGGCCATCACCCTCCTGCTGGTTGTCGTACTGCTGGTATTTGCGGCCTCGTTCTCGTCGCTCACCGCTAATATTCCGCTGTTTCCGGCGGTGAATCCGGGGGCAGTGCTGGGTATTGCGCTGCTGCTCGTTGCCTTGGTGGTGCTGGGCGGCGCGATCACCCTGTGGGTGTATCTACAGAATCATTTTTTCATGACCAATGAAAGCGTCATCCAGGAAATTCAACAGAGCCTCTTCGTTCGGCACGAGCAGACAGTCAGCCTCGGTAGTATCGAGGACGCCAGCTTTTTCCAGGCCGGCATCGCCCAGACGATCTTTAACTACGGCACCATTCGTCTCAGTACTGAGGGCGAAGAGACGACTTACATTTTTCACTATGTGGCCAATCCCAAGCATCAAGTGGCCATCCTCAACAACGCCATTGAAGCCTTCAAAAACGGCCGGCCAGTCTGTTACGATTAG
- a CDS encoding CBS domain-containing protein: MNSMSDILLGILYVVVLILLVMVMGVHPQASSHSKFELQRRARRGDQDAQHLLKRHALMRDIFSLQRVIAAVLLVTLSVIGVELFHWLLGIIISLVIALEIGAVARISLWQQYSQRLYERYEGRILVLIEKFPTLFAMIRSVAPMPNDGYDIESKEELVTMVEQAGEALSRDEKKMVIGVLSFDTVPVKEVMTPRSVIDTVDQDEVLGPLVLDALHKTGHSRFPVTKGDIDHVVGVLYIQDLLTINRSSTSKRARTVMEKKVYYIREDQTLQHALAAFLRVRHHLFIVVNEFRETVGIVSLEDVIERMLGHKIIDEFDAHEDLRRVAQRNPRHNNRTKHARDVA; this comes from the coding sequence ATGAACAGCATGAGCGATATTTTGCTAGGAATCCTGTATGTGGTGGTGCTGATATTGCTCGTAATGGTCATGGGCGTCCATCCGCAGGCCTCGTCACACAGTAAGTTCGAGCTGCAGCGGCGAGCACGTCGTGGTGATCAGGATGCGCAGCATCTGTTAAAGCGGCATGCGCTGATGCGGGATATTTTCTCATTGCAGCGGGTGATCGCAGCGGTGCTGCTGGTGACACTCAGTGTCATCGGTGTGGAGTTGTTTCATTGGCTACTGGGTATTATTATCTCGCTAGTGATCGCATTGGAGATAGGAGCAGTGGCGCGGATTTCATTATGGCAGCAATATTCTCAGCGGCTTTACGAGCGGTATGAGGGGCGAATTTTGGTGCTGATCGAGAAGTTTCCGACGTTATTTGCGATGATTCGCTCGGTGGCGCCAATGCCCAATGACGGCTATGATATTGAGTCGAAAGAAGAGCTCGTCACTATGGTCGAGCAGGCAGGTGAGGCGCTCAGTCGGGATGAGAAAAAGATGGTCATCGGCGTGCTATCGTTTGATACGGTGCCGGTCAAGGAAGTGATGACGCCGCGTAGCGTGATTGATACGGTGGATCAGGACGAGGTATTGGGCCCACTGGTGCTGGACGCGCTGCACAAGACTGGGCATAGCCGCTTTCCGGTGACCAAGGGCGATATTGATCATGTGGTAGGGGTGCTATACATTCAGGATCTACTGACAATTAACCGTTCGTCGACGAGCAAGCGGGCACGAACCGTCATGGAGAAAAAGGTGTATTATATCCGCGAGGATCAGACATTGCAGCACGCGCTGGCGGCGTTTTTGCGAGTGCGGCATCACTTGTTCATCGTGGTGAATGAGTTTCGCGAGACGGTTGGTATCGTCAGCCTGGAGGATGTGATTGAGCGGATGCTGGGGCATAAGATCATTGACGAGTTTGATGCGCACGAGGATCTGCGGCGGGTGGCGCAGCGTAATCCACGCCATAACAATCGGACAAAACATGCCCGTGACGTCGCATAA